ATTTagtgaggtggcacgggaccaTCTCCAAATGGCATTGGTAGACGAAACCTCTAACCGCGGAAAACCAGTGCTTGACAAATGGTCAGAGATTGACGGTTGTCTCGCATAGTCGTTGACCATGTCATGGCGAACCCGGAGGGCCAAACACCAGGTTTCGACTCGGTGGAGGTAGTCCGCAGCTACCGTGTCATTAAATGCGATGACCAATTCTCACTGCATTTCTTGACAAACGTGATTGGTAAAATCCAGAACAGCTGGGAAGGCTTGAAACTCAAGCTAATTCCGGCTAGCGAGATTCCACGaaggccgagggctcgcatctgggTACCAAACATGGAGTTTGATGCCAATCAACTAATCCCCTACCTTCAGGCGCATAATCGCTCGGTGCTGATGACCGATTGgtcgatcatcaaagcggaggctccgcaaaggCACAGCAGATCATTCCTCCCTCTAATTACAGAAGAGAGTCTGGGACCACTGGAGAAAGTGGGAAACAAACTTCAGTTTGGAATCAGGAAGACCCAGTTGAAGATATTCCGTTCTGCAAACCCGGAAGAGGAGCAGGATGAGGTCGATGGTGCCAACGAACTGCTGACTGGCATGCAGCTAGATGACACCGAATCCGAAAAAGGAAACCAGTAAACATGGGtttaaaggttgtccaaatCAATCTGCAGTATTCACGGTGTGCAAAGGACAACCTAACAGTTCTCCTGGCGGAGGAGGACGTTGACATCGCACTAATTCAGGAACCCTACAATATCTACTATAAACGGATAGAAGGTAATCTCAGAACATGTATTGTagctaaaaaacatttaaacacatttttaattccattgtatagttcacaggatgtgacggctgttgaGGTGGAAGCCACTGACGGAGTCAGAATTACGCTTGCCTCTATATACATGGCACATGAAAGACCATCACCGCCTGAGGAGGCTTGTAAACTTGTGCAGGAAAACCCGAACAAAACCCTGCTtctcggatgcgatgccaatGCAAGGCATGCTCTATGGGGAAGCTCCGaaacaaacgaccgaggtgagtctctttatgatttcataattaacactaacttgccggtatgtaacaggggtagcactcccactttcacctttccaagtacggagtacttcaggggatgggaggaagtgatcgATGTTACCCTAATGTCTGGAGACAGCTCAGTAAGGTTAGACAATTGGAGGGTCTCTGATAAAAGGTATTTTTCGGATCACAGCTGGATCCTGTACGATCTGGATCTTAATGTTGATCCGCCCTTACCGTATAGAAATCCactaagaaccaactggaaaaGGTTCAGAAACATAGTCAATAAAAGGATAGGAGAGATTCCCATCCACAAAATCACTCTCAccgaaaaccttgagagtagggtcacaacactggagaaggcatttagtagggcctacaaaacgtcctgccccataaaatttagtaaaaaatcccATCCCCCTTGGTGGAGCTCtcaaaactaagggaaaaatctagatcaacgtttaacctcagctactcgacaggaaattggcaattgtacaaagagagtcggagacagtacaagaaggcaattagggccgccaagaaagagagctggagtGAATtctgttcgtcaatcgaatccaccagggattctgccAGGCTTAGCCGTGTTCTGTCCGaagatcattcaatggcttcttgggtcaagaaacctgatggTACTTGGACAGCTACGACAGAGGAATCGCTagaacttctgctaaacacgcatttcccGGGGTGCAGCGTCCACGAAAGTGGGAGGGGAAGTAtcaggcggagccaatataatccacagcaccttgcaaaagaaataattacaaaggagaaagttgcatgggcaattaaatctttttcaccttttaaatctccggggccagatgggatcatcccaaagatgttacaggaaaccttggactgtatcctagcatggctagaggaaatttttaaagcgtgtttaaacataggtcatattccagatagttggaaactagtcaaggtcgtcttcattccaaaaataggcaggaggggacatgaatcagcgaaggactataggccaatcagtctttcgtctttcctgttaaaaacctttgaaagacttttggatatatatcttagaagctctttggagagctctggtatatctactgcacaacatgcgtaccttaaaggcaaatctacggagacagggcttcacgaggtaatccgaacaatagagggctctctagagaacaaacattataccatggcggcattcttggatatagaaggcgcctttaacaatgtttgtacagatgcgatccaacgggcgttgatagacttagaggtggacaattgcatcagtaattgggtcatctctatgctagaaaccaggatcatcaaagctaatatgggtaatatcagtaTAACCAAGAAGGTGCACAGAGGCACCCCACAGGGGGGAGTACTGtctccacttctctggttatgcgttattagcaaagtcttaataaaacttaatagaggtggggtaaaagcggtggcgtacgctgatgatgtggtgttaatggcgtcaggactgtgtcttaatacgatcagtgggatcatccaaagggcattaggtgagcttaactcttgggccacaggctgtggcctaggtttaaacccacgtaaaacagagcttatgc
The Anastrepha ludens isolate Willacy chromosome X, idAnaLude1.1, whole genome shotgun sequence DNA segment above includes these coding regions:
- the LOC128870243 gene encoding uncharacterized protein LOC128870243, with protein sequence MANPEGQTPGFDSVEVVRSYRVIKCDDQFSLHFLTNVIGKIQNSWEGLKLKLIPASEIPRRPRARIWVPNMEFDANQLIPYLQAHNRSVLMTDWSIIKAEAPQRHSRSFLPLITEESLGPLEKVGNKLQFGIRKTQLKIFRSANPEEEQDEVDGANELLTGMQLDDTESEKGNQ